The Raphanus sativus cultivar WK10039 chromosome 2, ASM80110v3, whole genome shotgun sequence DNA segment TCCCTCATGTCGTGATCCTTCACTATATGGATCTTGTAAGGGAACCCGCTCTCCTTCAACGGCTTGGCGAGATCCGCCACCTTGGAGGCGGTGAAGGCGTCGAAATCCTCCTGGCtaggctgctgctgctgctgctgctggtcGGATGGATCTTGCTGGGTTTTGAGAGGGAGAGGGCCCCAGTCGGCGCCGAAGAGGACGGAGGTGGGGGAGACGTGGAGGAGGACGACGGCGTCTCCGGGACGGATGTAGTGATCCACGGCCCAGCGGACGGCGTAGGCGCTTTCTTCGGAGAGGTCGACGGCGACTCCGATTTTACGGCGGGCGCCGGCGGTGGGAGTCGGggtggcggcggcggaggaggggGTGGAGGAGGAgtggtggtggttgtggtgAGGGGAAGGAGGGTGGTGGATCTTGATGGTGGGGAGCTGAGGGTGATCGGGATCTGGGTTCATGgttttttttgaaaga contains these protein-coding regions:
- the LOC108842102 gene encoding universal stress protein PHOS32 is translated as MNPDPDHPQLPTIKIHHPPSPHHNHHHSSSTPSSAAATPTPTAGARRKIGVAVDLSEESAYAVRWAVDHYIRPGDAVVLLHVSPTSVLFGADWGPLPLKTQQDPSDQQQQQQQPSQEDFDAFTASKVADLAKPLKESGFPYKIHIVKDHDMRERLCLEIERLGLSAVIMGSRGFGAEKKGSDGKLGSVSDYCLHHCVCPVVVVRYPDDRDGPVVTVKTGVDDDDVGVAVHHEHHIKDE